Part of the bacterium genome, GGGCTTCCGGGATCCGCATTGCGGGCGGGGCGTTGGCCGAGCCGCTCCACGGGTTCGCCGTCTCGGGCAACATCCTGGGCCTGCTGGAAAAGGTCGAAGCGGCGGGCTCCGATTTCCGCTGGTTCGGCAACGTCGGTGCCCCTTCCTTGCTGGTGAGCGCGATCTTCGTTGGGGGAGAGTGAGCGTTTGGTGAACGCGCCGCTCTTCATCTTCGATCTCGACAACACGCTCTATCCGCCGGAAGTGACGCTGTGGCGGATCGTCGACGAGCGGATCGAGGAGTACGTCCGCAGGAAGCTCGGGACCGACCCCGAGACGGCCCACAGGATGCGGAAGGCGTTTCTCGCCGAGTTCGGGACGACGCTTCGGGGGCTGATGCACCACCACGGCGTTTCCCCCGACGACTACCTCGAGTTCGTCCACGACGTGCCGATTCCGGAGATCGTCCCCCCGCGCCCGGAACTGCGGGAGATGCTCTCGGGCCTCCCAGGCAGGTGCGTCGTGTTCACCAACGGATCGGAAGGCTATGCCCGCCGGGTGCTCGATGCGCTGGGCGTGGCCGGGATGATGGAAGGGATCTACGGGATCGAGTTCATGGAATACATCGCCAAGCCGTCGCCCTACCCGTACGCGAAGCTGCTGCGGGTGACGGGAGCCCGCGGCGAGGATTCCCTGTTCTGCGAGGACAGCCGCAACAATCTGCTGCCCGCGCGCGAACTGGGGATGTTCACCGTGTGGGTGGGAGGAAACGAGAAGGAGTCTCCGGCGCACGCCGTCGTGAAAGACGTGTGCGACCTGCCGGACGTGCTCCACGATTTTCCCCCCATGTCCCGGTGGAACGGCGGCGCGGCCCGGGGGGCGTCCTTCAACGGGGCGTCCCGGAAAGAGAGAGGATCGGAATGACGGAAGGAAAACCGAAACGCAGCTATTGGCGACGCGGGCCCCGGAAGAAGAAGGGCGCGGAGGATGCGGCGGGAACCGCCGCGGCGAATCCGCCGGTCACGGAAGGAGGGGATCCGGGCGAGACGTTCGCGCCGTTGTCCGGAACGGAGGCGCCCGGGGCGTCGGAAACGGGCGAGATGTTCTCACCGTCGCCCGCCCCGGGGCACGCGGAGCCGTCCCCCGTGGAGGCCCAGGGAGAGATGTCGCCGATGGCGGCGGAAATCGTCGAGGGCGAAGAGACCGCCGCCGGGGAATCGGGGGAAGGGATCGCGCCGAAGAAAGGCCGCCGACGGTCGCGGCGGCGCGGGAAGAAGAAGACGGACGTCCTTCCCGCCGCGGGCGGACCGGAGATGTCCGGGGGGATCCCGGCGGCTGGAGAAGCGCCGGTGGCGGATTCCGAGGTGGTCGAAGCGGGCGTCGTCCCGCCCGGGGCGGAAGAGACCGGATCGTTCGGATACGATGCGTGGGATAAATTCGAGGCTTCTCCGCCCGCGGCGATACCGCCCGCCGGGGTCGCGCCCATCGAGGCGGAGACTCCGGCCGCTTCCGCGGCGGAACCTGCCGGGGAGCCGGGGGAACCCGGGAAGAGGCGTCGCCGCAGGCGCCGCCGTCGCCGCGGAAAAGGGAAAGGACCGGCGCAGGGCGAGG contains:
- a CDS encoding pyrimidine 5'-nucleotidase, producing MNAPLFIFDLDNTLYPPEVTLWRIVDERIEEYVRRKLGTDPETAHRMRKAFLAEFGTTLRGLMHHHGVSPDDYLEFVHDVPIPEIVPPRPELREMLSGLPGRCVVFTNGSEGYARRVLDALGVAGMMEGIYGIEFMEYIAKPSPYPYAKLLRVTGARGEDSLFCEDSRNNLLPARELGMFTVWVGGNEKESPAHAVVKDVCDLPDVLHDFPPMSRWNGGAARGASFNGASRKERGSE